Proteins encoded together in one Papaver somniferum cultivar HN1 unplaced genomic scaffold, ASM357369v1 unplaced-scaffold_21, whole genome shotgun sequence window:
- the LOC113339795 gene encoding probable WRKY transcription factor 41 — protein MLTGTKSEAGNQSQITGSQSDVIQSDSPRSIDRSPCSNYKSDLNGNASKKRKTLQRWTEQVRVCEHTGLEEPVDDGYSWRKYGQKDILGANYPRGYHRCTHSNAQGCLARKQVQRSDEDSSMFSVTYCGRRTCIQGAHLLPGKSQNRQDQQDQRRIKTQETIINFQTSSCHSKTEDFITTQAVLRSPSFSFPSASIPISSCTDKESNNDNNNNNIFSSTTPDNHFMTSPFSSSPTISESSSFSPYQVSYFDGGQNLETSDYEVCEFSSTLDSQDLYLGFDFPYGSQYPFDSPH, from the exons ATGTTGACCGGGACCAAGTCGGAAGCTGGCAACCAATCTCAAATTACTGGATCCCAGTCAGATGTTATCCAGTCCGATTCCCCGCGTTCTATTGACAGAAGTCCTTGCAGCAATTATAAGTCTGATCTCAACGGAAACGCCTCCAAGAAGAG GAAAACATTACAGAGATGGACAGAACAAGTACGCGTTTGTGAACATACCGGGTTGGAAGAACCTGTGGATGATGGGTATAGTTGGAGAAAATATGGACAGAAAGATATTCTTGGAGCCAATTATCCAAG AGGCTATCACAGATGTACACATAGCAATGCTCAAGGATGTTTAGCTAGAAAACAAGTTCAACGTTCCGACGAGGACTCATCGATGTTTAGTGTGACATATTGCGGAAGAcgtacttgtattcaaggtgcaCATTTGCTACCAGGGAAATCGCAAAACCGACAAGATCAACAAGATCAGAGGCGGATCAAAACACAAGAAACGATAATCAATTTCCAAACTAGTAGTTGTCATAGTAAAACAGAGGATTTCATTACGACCCAAGCAGTTCTAAGATCCCCTTCATTCTCATTTCCTTCGGCTTCAATACCCATTTCATCATGTACAGATAAAGAAAGTAACAAcgacaacaataacaacaacattTTCTCTTCAACGACACCTGATAATCACTTCATGACTAGTCCTTTTTCTTCATCTCCTACAATTTCAGAATCCAGTTCCTTCTCGCCTTACCAAGTGAGCTATTTTGATGGTGGACAAAACTTAGAAACTTCAGATTATGAAGTATGTGAATTTTCTTCAACACTGGATTCTCAAGATCTTTATTTGGGCTTTGATTTTCCTTATGGCTCTCAATATCCATTTGATAGTCCTCATTAA